A part of Streptomyces sp. DSM 40750 genomic DNA contains:
- a CDS encoding ABC transporter substrate-binding protein, with the protein MTLFPPRTAAIGGALAAAVLTLSACGAAPETTTTTDGKNAATATSAKDFGGLDALVAAAKKEGTLNAIALPRDWANYGALIDGFEKKYGIKIEVENPDGASQDEINAVTSRKGQDRAPDVLDLGSSFALSAAQQGLLAPYKVAAFADIPEGQKDPKGQWYNDYGGYISIGCDAKRVKECPETFADLLKPQYKGQVALNGNPTKSGSAFGGVWAASLASGGSFDDIQPGLDFFAKLKKNGNYTPVESTPATVEKGETPISIDWDYLNAGYADEFKSKGVDWKVVVPEDGRFSQYYSQAINKDAPHPAAARLWQEYLYSAEGQNLWLAGYARPALMTAMEKAGTLDETAAAKLPEVSGTPEFPTEDQQTKAKDVLGQGWAKAVSG; encoded by the coding sequence CCCCCGAGACCACGACCACCACCGACGGCAAGAACGCGGCCACCGCGACCTCGGCGAAGGACTTCGGCGGCCTGGACGCGCTGGTCGCTGCGGCCAAGAAGGAGGGCACGCTCAACGCGATCGCCCTGCCCCGCGACTGGGCCAACTACGGCGCGCTGATCGACGGGTTCGAGAAGAAGTACGGCATCAAGATCGAGGTCGAGAACCCGGACGGGGCCAGCCAGGACGAGATCAACGCCGTCACCTCGCGCAAGGGACAGGACCGGGCGCCCGACGTGCTCGACCTCGGCAGCTCCTTCGCTCTGAGCGCCGCCCAGCAGGGGCTCCTCGCCCCGTACAAGGTGGCCGCGTTCGCCGACATCCCCGAGGGCCAGAAGGACCCGAAGGGCCAGTGGTACAACGACTACGGCGGCTACATATCCATCGGGTGCGACGCGAAGCGCGTGAAGGAATGTCCGGAGACCTTCGCCGACCTGCTGAAGCCGCAGTACAAGGGGCAGGTCGCGCTCAACGGCAACCCCACCAAATCCGGTTCCGCCTTCGGCGGGGTGTGGGCGGCCTCCCTGGCGAGCGGCGGCTCGTTCGACGACATCCAGCCCGGACTCGACTTCTTCGCCAAGCTGAAGAAGAACGGCAACTACACGCCCGTCGAGTCGACGCCGGCCACCGTCGAGAAGGGCGAGACGCCCATCAGCATCGACTGGGACTACCTGAACGCCGGGTACGCCGACGAGTTCAAGTCCAAGGGCGTCGACTGGAAGGTCGTCGTCCCTGAGGACGGCAGGTTCTCCCAGTACTACTCCCAGGCCATCAACAAGGACGCACCCCACCCGGCCGCCGCCCGGCTCTGGCAGGAGTACCTCTACAGCGCCGAGGGCCAGAACCTGTGGCTCGCCGGATACGCCCGCCCGGCCCTGATGACCGCCATGGAGAAGGCGGGCACGCTGGACGAGACCGCCGCGGCCAAGCTGCCCGAGGTGTCCGGCACGCCCGAGTTCCCGACCGAGGACCAGCAGACCAAGGCCAAGGACGTGCTCGGACAGGGCTGGGCCAAGGCGGTCTCCGGGTGA